In Mastacembelus armatus chromosome 22, fMasArm1.2, whole genome shotgun sequence, a genomic segment contains:
- the thbs1a gene encoding thrombospondin-1, with translation MMLCSIFLLLMLCSCEGARLAESRDDGSVFDLFDLIRVSKRQNGVSLVKGADPYSPAYKVLNADLIPPVPDNSFRDLLDSIQAERGFLLLVNLKQFKKSRGSILTIEKTDGSGPVFEITSNGKANTLDVVYSTMSQQQVVSIDEADLATGHWKNITLFVQDDRVQLFVGCEEINASEMDVPIHKVLSQEVADIARLRIGKGAVMDKFMGVLQNVRFVFGTTLDTILRNKGCQSGAALTDVMTLDNPVNGSSPAIRTDYTGHKSKDLQSICGFSCEDIASMFKELKGLGVVVKQLSNELRKVSEENALLQRLIPNHIGVCMHNGVKHMDNDEWTVDGCTECTCQNSATVCRKISCPLIPCANATVPDGECCPRCGTPSDYTEDGWSPWSEWTHCSVTCGRGIQQRGRSCDRINSNCEGTSVQTRDCYPQECDKRFKQDGGWSHWSPWSSCSVTCGEGVITRIRLCNSPTPQMGGRDCQGEGRQTKLCQESPCPIDGGWGPWSPWDTCTVTCGGGIQNRKRLCSDPVPKHGGKDCVGEATMSQVCNKQDCPIDGCLSNPCFPGTKCTSSPDGSFRCGKCPLGYSGNGITCKDIDECKEVPDACHTHNGVHRCENTEPGYNCLPCPARFSGPQPFGRGVEQATAKKQVCTPRNPCQDGTHDCHKNARCIYLGVFSESMFRCECRPGYAGNGRICGEDTDLDGWPNTDLLCVVNATYHCKKDNCPSLPNSGQEDHDKDGLGDECDHDDDNDGIPDDRDNCPRVYNPAQYDADRDDVGDSCDNCVFEANTDQTDTDNNGEGDACAVDIDGDGILNENDNCPYVYNVDQRDTDRDGVGDHCDNCPLEHNPDQIDSDSDLVGDKCDNNQDIDEDGHQNNLDNCPYIPNANQADHDKDGKGDACDHDDDNDGIPDEKDNCRLVANPDQLDSDGDGRGDACKDDFDQDNVLDIYDVCPENFDISETDFRRFQMVPLDPKGTSQIDPNWVVRHQGKELVQTVNCDPGIAVGYDEFSAVDFSGTFFINTDRDDDYAGFVFGYQSSSRFYTVMWKQITQTYWSHTPTRAQGYSGLSIKVVNSTTGPGEHLRNALWHTGDTPGQVRTLWHDPKNIGWKDFTAYRWHLTHRPKTGLIRVVMYEGKRIMADSGNIYDKTYAGGRLGLYIFSQEMVYFSDLKYECRDT, from the exons ATGATGCTGTGTAGCATCTTTTTGCTCTTGATGCTTTGCAGTTGCGAAGGCGCAAGACTGGCAG AGAGTCGAGATGATGGCAGCgtgtttgatttatttgacCTGATCCGGGTAAGCAAGAGACAGAACGGAGTGAGCTTGGTCAAAGGCGCGGATCCATACAGTCCCGCGTACAAAGTCCTAAACGCGGACCTGATCCCCCCAGTACCCGACAACTCCTTCAGGGACCTCCTCGACTCCATCCAGGCTGAGAGAGGCTTCCTCCTCCTGGTCAATCTGAAGCAGTTCAAGAAATCCAGAGGCAGCATTCTGACCATCGAGAAGACCGACGGATCCGGACCAGTTTTCGAGATCACATCCAACGGCAAGGCGAACACCCTGGACGTGGTGTACTCCACCATGAGCCAGCAGCAGGTCGTGTCCATCGACGAGGCGGATTTGGCCACTGGACACTGGAAGAACATCACGCTGTTCGTGCAGGACGACCGGGTGCAGCTTTTTGTCGGCTGTGAGGAGATCAACGCGTCAGAGATGGATGTGCCCATCCATAAAGTGCTGTCCCAGGAGGTGGCAGACATTGCCAGGCTCAGGATTGGAAAGGGAGCTGTGATGGACAAATTCATG gGAGTGCTTCAGAATGTGCGCTTTGTCTTTGGAACCACTCTGGACACAATCCTGAGGAATAAGGGATGTCAGAGTGGTG CTGCCTTAACTGATGTCATGACCCTGGACAACCCGGTGAACGGCTCCAGCCCCGCCATCAGGACTGATTACACTGGTCACAAATCCAAAG ATCTGCAGTCTATCTGCGGCTTCTCCTGTGAGGACATCGCCAGCATGTTCAAGGAGCTCAAGGGACTTGGTGTGGTTGTTAAACAGCTGTCGAATGAGCTCCGTAAAGTG tCTGAAGAAAACGCACTGCTGCAACGTCTAATTCCCAACCACATTGGAGTTTGTATGCACAATGGGGTGAAGCATATGGACAACGATGAATGGACCGTGGATGGCTGCACCGAGTGCACCTGCCAG AACTCAGCTACTGTGTGTCGCAAAATTTCCTGCCCTCTGATCCCATGTGCTAACGCCACCGTGCCTGACGGAGAGTGTTGCCCTCGCTGTGGAACAC CGAGTGACTATACAGAGGATGGTTGGTCCCCCTGGTCTGAATGGACCCATTGTTCAGTGACTTGTGGTCGTGGCATCCAGCAGCGAGGACGCTCCTGTGACCGCATCAACAGCAACTGTGAGGGCACATCTGTCCAGACCCGTGACTGCTACCCCCAGGAATGTGACAAACGCT TCAAACAGGATGGTGGTTGGAGCCACTGGTCACCCTGGTCTTCATgctctgtgacctgtggtgAGGGGGTCATCACCCGAATCCGCCTCTGCAACTCCCCCACACCACAGATGGGTGGAAGGGACTGCCAGGGAGAAGGACGTCAGACCAAACTCTGCCAGGAATCACCTTGTCCTA TCGATGGAGGTTGGGGACCTTGGTCACCATGGGACACCTGCACTGTTACCTGCGGTGGAGGAATCCAGAACCGTAAACGTCTCTGCTCTGACCCTGTGCCCAAACACGGAGGAAAGGATTGTGTTGGCGAGGCCACCATGTCTCAAGTGTGCAATAAACAGGACTGTCCTATTG ACGGGTGTCTCTCCAACCCTTGCTTCCCTGGCACAAAGTGCACCAGCTCTCCTGATGGCTCCTTCAGGTGTGGCAAGTGTCCACTTGGCTACAGTGGGAATGGAATCACCTGCAAAGACATTGACGAGTGTAAAGAGGTCCCTGATGCTTGCCACACACATAACGGAGTCCATCGCTGTGAGAACACTGAGCCTGGTTACAACTGTCTGCCCTGCCCTGCACGTTTCTCTGGCCCCCAGCCCTTTGGAAGAGGAGTGGAACAGGCAACTGCTAAAAAACAG GTTTGCACACCCCGCAACCCTTGCCAGGATGGTACCCACGACTGCCATAAAAATGCAAGGTGCATCTACTTGGGTGTCTTCTCCGAGTCTATGTTCCGCTGCGAGTGCAGGCCTGGCTATGCTGGGAATGGCCGTATTTGCGGAGAGGACACTGACCTGGACGGATGGCCCAACACTGACCTGTTGTGTGTGGTGAACGCTACCTACCACTGCAAGAAG GATAACTGCCCCAGCCTTCCCAACTCTGGACAGGAAGATCATGACAAAGATGGCCTGGGTGATGAATGTGAccatgatgatgacaatgatgGGATCCCCGATGACAGG GACAATTGCCCCAGAGTGTACAACCCTGCCCAGTATGACGCAGACAGGGATGATGTTGGCGACAGCTGTGACAACTGTGTGTTCGAGGCTAACACCGACCAAACCGACACTGACAACAATGGAGAGGGCGATGCCTGTGCTGTTGACATTGATGGTGATG GCATTCTGAATGAAAACGACAATTGCCCATATGTTTACAATGTGGACCAGAGAGACACTGACAGGGACGGGGTGGGGGATCATTGTGATAACTGCCCTCTGGAGCACAATCCCGATCAG ATCGACTCTGACTCAGATCTCGTAGGAGACAAGTGCGACAACAACCAGGACATTGACGAGGATGGTCACCAGAACAACTTGGACAATTGCCCCTATATCCCCAATGCCAACCAGGCAGACCACGACAAAGACGGCAAGGGTGATGCCTGCGAccatgatgatgacaatgatgGCATTCCAGATGAGAAAGACAACTGTCGACTGGTCGCTAACCCAGATCAACTGGACTCTGATG GTGATGGCCGTGGTGACGCATGCAAAGATGATTTTGACCAAGACAATGTTCTTGACATTTATGATGTGTGCCCGGAGAACTTTGACATCAGTGAAACAGACTTCCGCAGATTCCAGATGGTTCCTCTGGACCCCAAGGGCACCTCCCAGATTGACCCTAACTGGGTGGTACGGCATCAGGGCAAGGAGTTGGTGCAGACTGTCAACTGCGATCCTGGCATTGCTGTTG GTTATGATGAGTTCAGTGCAGTGGACTTCAGTGGAACATTCTTCAtcaacacagacagagatgatGACTATGCCGGATTTGTGTTTGGCTACCAGTCCAGCTCACGATTCTACACAGTGATGTGGAAACAGATTACACAGACCTACTGGTCCCACACACCCACAAGAGCTCAAGGCTATTCTGGCCTGTCAATCAAAGTGGTCAACTCCACCACTGGGCCTGGTGAGCATCTGAGAAACGCCTTGTGGCACACCGGCGACACCCCAGGACAG GTGCGCACTCTGTGGCATGACCCCAAAAACATTGGCTGGAAGGACTTCACTGCCTACAGGTGGCATCTGACCCACAGACCCAAGACTGGACTTATTAG AGTGGTAATGTATGAAGGCAAAAGAATCATGGCTGATTCTGGAAACATCTATGACAAGACATACGCTGGTGGGCGACTAGGCTTGTACATCTTCTCTCAGGAGATGGTGTACTTCTCAGACCTCAAATACGAATGCAGAG ATACATAA